One segment of bacterium DNA contains the following:
- a CDS encoding phage minor head protein, translated as MLTLDALSRLTEAIDAFLEAVSRADKLRVVEPAERKIEKLMSRLFSEQGRVFAREHERYKAEYPMEESARDELEKIMAAVSGATAEEMSMGLVEILGPVMDEAAKDFIAQFGAEDFAEKAFSLDNPKAVKFLEDHAASMVTKIDATTRDQMRTLLTHAADEGWSYGKTAKAIKDRFDGFAGLKPQLHIESRAHLVAVTESRMAYEEANLQTALGLQAAGLEMEKYWMNSGDSRVSDGCRDNTAAGWIPIDEDFPSGDAASPRFPGCRCDVHYRMKED; from the coding sequence TTGCTGACGTTAGACGCGCTCTCTCGGCTGACTGAGGCCATAGACGCCTTCCTGGAGGCGGTCTCCCGGGCGGACAAGCTGAGGGTAGTGGAACCTGCCGAGCGCAAGATAGAGAAGCTCATGAGCAGGCTGTTCAGCGAGCAGGGCCGGGTGTTCGCAAGGGAGCACGAGCGCTATAAGGCCGAGTACCCCATGGAGGAATCGGCCCGGGACGAGCTTGAGAAGATCATGGCCGCAGTCTCCGGCGCCACTGCGGAAGAGATGTCTATGGGGCTGGTGGAGATACTGGGACCGGTGATGGACGAGGCGGCCAAGGACTTCATCGCCCAGTTCGGCGCGGAGGACTTCGCCGAGAAAGCCTTCAGTCTCGATAACCCAAAGGCGGTCAAGTTCTTAGAGGACCATGCCGCCAGTATGGTGACGAAGATAGACGCGACCACCCGGGACCAGATGAGGACCCTGCTAACCCACGCCGCCGATGAGGGCTGGTCTTACGGCAAGACGGCCAAGGCCATCAAGGACCGCTTCGACGGCTTCGCGGGCCTAAAGCCCCAGCTTCATATCGAGAGCCGCGCCCACCTGGTAGCGGTGACCGAGTCCAGGATGGCCTATGAGGAAGCCAACCTGCAGACGGCTTTAGGTCTCCAGGCCGCCGGTCTCGAGATGGAGAAGTACTGGATGAACTCGGGCGACTCCCGGGTGAGTGACGGCTGCAGAGATAACACCGCCGCGGGGTGGATACCGATAGATGAGGACTTTCCCTCCGGCGATGCGGCCTCCCCCCGCTTCCCCGGCTGCCGCTGCGACGTCCATTACAGGATGAAGGAGGACTGA